AATACACACCGTTTAAAGGGTTTTCAAAGCGTTCACGATATTTGTCTtagatttaattttaatactgtGTTAGTTTATGGTTTGTACCTGTGTTTACATGTATAGCTATTCTcacaacatattatttttacgaTGTCCTAGATAAAGTCCGTACATTACTGTACCTTGTTTTCAAGATGAAATTAACTTACTTAGTGGTAACATTAAAAATACTTGCGAGGTACAagcttaaaatcaaacattgaaaaagcATTTAGCTATACAAAGGGTCTTTATAATCCTcgcttttaaatataaacaaacgatCTGGATTTAGCAACAACAAGTACTAATTTAAAGTACTCTCACAACCCATCGACTGTGATCAAGAAGAATAACGCTTCTCCGTATTTCCACCTCGTGTAGTGTAGCAGTTGTTTCCCTTATACTATAAAGAACAATATCGTTCTACAACAATTTTCATTCACGTTTACTTATACACACTCGCATAATTGTCAATTCGTTTACTTATATCGTAAAGGACCATCACAGTATACAATACGAGTCTTCCCGCTTCCAAGGGCCTTTCCAAGGACAAAATCTCGTTTAGGAGTAAAACATCATAAAGTGATAACTGCTCCCCTCAATTCTATAGGAGTAAAACATCACATAGTGATAACTGCTCCCCTCAATTCTATAGGAGTAAAACATCACCAAGTGATAACTGCTCCCCTCAATTTCTAACTACTGTTATAATCGGGATggatgtttgtttgttaatttatttgagATTTTAAGGTCTGCCTGCGCCTTTTggttgcattatggcttgaccccgccatGTCGcaatcacgacttaaattgtatGTAAACGCCATAAGATAGAGGTGACAGCAGTTCGCAGACAAATTCGGACAtaggaagacttgaagaaacaaaCTAAGATACACTAGAACCGGTTGCGATACCCTAGATCCTTGAGAAGAGTagtcttggttctttaacgcgctcggtgtaaagcacggATAAACGGAATTCAACTTTTCTGGAATGAATCAGTACTGAGTGCACCATTTTCCCAGTAGATATTCTTTAAACACCTAGTGATAGACAATGGAACTTTTAGTACTTACGTCTTTCGGTCTGACGGGGCCGGGGTTTTAACCCTTGACTTTTCACAAAGGAAGCGAACGATCTTCCACTGAGCGGCGGTGCgaaagtttatttatactcgcacttggGCAAGGCCTATTCGGTGAGTGCTCCGAAAAGAATGTTTGCCatattaggtttttggagcatagtgcactgATAGAATGTAactctggttagagctaccctgatTCTTTAATTTCCAGTGTTTCACGAGACCCCCATTTTACATCCATCTATTAGTATTGTGTGGTGATCGAACCTGCGACTCCTAGATTGACAGTCAAGAGAGTAACCagtagaccacggatccgccacttCTGGATTATAATCATCACTCAacgtttaatttatattttatcagcGTCCCTTAGAAATCCGTGGTGTTGTCTTCATCGAAAACTCGGAAATAAAGCAtgcttacaaaacaaaacaaaacaaaacttgtatAACACagtatttaatacaaaatgcaCTTGCTAAAATATGCAGTAAGTTCATATAATCTGCTTAAAATTGatcagaaaacaacaaaataaacaattattaaaatctgaaataatgcattttctaaaaattaGCCGGGAAATGATAATGCCTcccaaaagaaaatacaaaatgctTTGCGGTCGAAGAAATTGGAGAATAAAGGTATTTATGTCAGCATTTGAACCAATATTAAAAGCAGTTCAGTGGCGAATCCAGGAattataaaatttgtaaaaaaaacaataatcaaaacaGTGGCAAGGCTCTTGGTATGGCCCTTCGCTTGCCAAGACATTCACCATTCCTCTACACAAAACAGTGTGTATTTCTGATCTGGAATACATATAATGCCAGGTGTTtaagtaatatgttttaaacaactATTGGCCTCACTACATGTGCGTTATCCTTTTATCTTAATTAATTTGCCTACGGACAACAAAGCAACTTATGTATCTATACAgcatattacacatattaaaACACCGCAAAATGTacgtatttttgttataaatgaagTAGTACTAAAATGGAGAAACAAATAAAACCATCACGACTCAAATGTCAAACAAATCTATCGGCACGATGGTTTTATGAAAGTACAATACAAACTTAACCGGATATTGTTCTTTAGTTGAATTTAGCCAAGTTAATTTCGGAATAtacaaacattcaataaatCACACCAGACCAAACAAAAATCTCAGAAATATCCATATTAATTGTTCGTTTGTGTTGTTGGTGAGCACAGCGTTGGCTATGGCATCTGTTCAGCTGAAAGAAAAATGTCATATTATAACCTTTTTCTTTCCACAATATTAAAATGgaacttaattttgtttagtaaaataatattaaacctAATTCATAATTCTCAATATGTACTTGCTCTTGGTTAAACAACTTTACACAAGTAATTTCCAGTATGGGGGATTAtactaaattatatattaaatattgtccTTCATAACATCCATCAACGATATAGCTAATCggattttattatataaatagcGCACCAATAcggtgaatgaagtcaatgatgtacgACTATAAGATCGACAaaagttatatattataattcaaTCTAGGTAATACCGTGTTCATACCTTGAGCAAGTAACTGTTCTATTTCCTTCtgaatgttgtttaaatttgcctttatttgatttacaagtgtgtgtttttcttcGATTTTCATTTCTTTCGCAAGTTCACGTTTTCGTCCAGCAACCATCAGCCCATGCGTTTCTTCAATAACGATTAGATAAAACGCTTTATTTTTTCACCGTAACGTGCTACTTTTATTGAAGTATAAAACTAATGACAATTAAACTAGTATGGGTAAATTTTGGATACACGAAAAATATAACACGTTTAATTAAGTTACTAAATAGCAAGTATATAGTcaagcattattattttttaaaaaatggtctTCTACATGTACAGTGGCAGTGTACTCGTAGCATTTCAATAAAGACACAACAGCTTTAATTGTACTGTGACATTGAACACAACATACCTTCATCGTTTTCAAAAGTGCTAACAAGATAATTCATGATCGGTTTAAAAGGATTGTTGGCTTCTCTTGCTTTTACAACTAATGCAAACTCCCCTTCTTTCTTAAGTCCTGTTACTATTTCCAAATTCCCCTTCTTCTGATCCACGTGCGTTATAGTCACGCCTGAAAACAAAGGTGCTTAATATCAGCAGAAGATCAAACCATAAATTAAAACTCCAAATCGAGAGCTTAGCACACGTAataatacaacctacatttttaGCAAATCACATTGCAGATAGGTAATCAATAAGTACTAGgattaattaataagtatttcacctttcgcgggtgtttaaaggtctaCCTACTGCCACTCGTCCGATACActctccctgcgtcagatttagCGACGAGAATGTGTCGGCCAATggggttgtattctaagtcagttaaaTGACCTGAAGTAAAGTCTTAGTAATTAcgaagggctcgttcgctacgctcattccaccaataattaattattaagacTTTACTTCAGAACATCTAACTATTACACAAATGCAAcgcatttattttatgtatagaGTAATAACCGACTTGCGCGAATAATATATGCAATGTCATAGAACCCAGTTCCCAATCCTTGCGTAGATGTTTCAGCGATATATATATGACGGCCCACACACagaataaatgcataaacattaaacagttcgttatataacttattattataaacatcggagttaaaaaataacatgtttcaaAACCGATTAACTTACCGACGTCGACTTCGTCACTTCCAACTATTTCTGAAGAAAATTCCACGTCATCTATCATGTCTGGGTCGACTTTGAACTTCAGTGATTCTTTCTTTTCCATACTCTCGGAATACGTGCATTTGAGAGTTGCGTAGTTTTGTGACGGATGGCTTAGGCCGCATTCTCTTGCAGTAGTACTAAATCCAAATCCCATGTTACCTGCATTAATTGGGAGTTTCCGGCAAGCGGGGTCGGCTTCATTACAGCATATCCTTATCTGGAAACAAAACTTCAACTGGTCGTCATGAATCAATCCTGCATAAATCTTCAGCATATATTCGCCAGTGACAGGGAGACGCACTTCGAACGAGACGATGTTTGGTGTCTGTGTTTTCAGCACAAGCTGAGGCAAATCTGCTGGGTTGACCCCAGTGAGGTCACCTGTGCCAGAAACAAAGGCCAACTGATGCTGGAATTTGACTTCTTTCAGTGTGGAGGGATGACCCATTATATCGACCCAGCAACGACCATTGGTAGATTTGTATAAACATCCTTTTCCAGAGAGCACCTCCAATCCAAGTATGAAAAAAGGCGATTGAGGTGTGAGTGCCAACTCAAAATCTTTTGGAGAAAGAATTTTATCAGCGGGGAGCAGCTGCCACTTTGAATCATCAGGAAGGACGTGTAGAACGTTAATTCGCGGGTGGGTGCAAAACCAAAACTCGTCaaatgatgttatatttattcCTTTGCGCCCTGCGCTTTCTTCAAACTCTTGAACCAGTTGTCCATTTCTTACCATCACTGTTTCCCCTCCTCTTTCGAAGCCAACCAAAGTAGATGTTGCCCAACTTGGATTCACCAAATGGTACATATTGTTGCAACGAAATGTAGCCCAGCATATGCGTGGAAGGGTATCCATTGTCGATTTACCGGGAATATACTGCACAGCCTTTCCCGTACCttcaattattttgcattcaaTGCCTGCTTTCCTAGTAAATCAAATGTACAATGATTACTTACAACGACTTTGTTGATAGTTTAATGCCAAATACATTTGTTTGGTGTTTTATTAAACCATTTACCAAACTGTcatgataaatatgaaaaatatgtatgtaaatgtactaaaatatacaattttcaaCTTGTTTCATTACCGACAAAGTGCGCGAAAGATGGAAACAGGCGGCTTATGAAGTAGACTCTGTAAATCGTTGTTAACGCTCAAACCGAATTTGTAAACATATGCAATCCAAACAGTTATTCCCCGAGCAATATagatttctttattttcttcgTTCTTCGGGATAACGTCTTCAATATAGTTCAGCAATGACACCACGGAGgacattttgtcatttgttatctgtaaataaattttacatgtcATATATTTCAACTAAGCAAACACTGACTATGACAATCACAAACGGTTTGGATTTCGTTTTGAAGTTGAGACTATCTCCTGTGTTTTGCAGTGTTGTTCAGTAAAAAAGGCACACAATACGCTTGTCCATGTAGCTTCTCTtgtgttgttgaaatatttgaccacatttaaataaaatgacatcACCAATGTATCTTTGGAATCATGTTTATTCGAACTTTACTCACTATAGGGAAACATAGCactgcatgttttaaatttctttttaagaacaaaattatATCTATTCGCAATATGTAACAACTTTATTTTCGGCAATAGTAtgaaagggactcgctcatgtttgtAAAGTGAcctcttttttattaattacgaaataaaatgATGCAAATCATAAGGCCTGCTTTAAGTAAATAAGCAAAGCTGTTAagaggtgagagtggtctagtggtataggtgtccgcctctcacccaagaggttgtgggttcgatccccactaggggtactttctcatggcctctcaaaaaggacacagtactggtttctgcccaggaaacggactcgagagtgatcttatcagctttcgtctcaatcgagctaaaataaattagtataaaccaaagcTGTTACCCGTCAGCAAATATTAGTATTCTTACaaatcgtctttgaagaccacactTTTCAATACCGCTACTAACGCGTTTCAGCGATTTCAGAAATTTCATtcttgcgtgattggttgattgacattatcaatCGTTCTTATCAATGTTTAATCAAATcgtcaaaatacattttaccgGCATGAgttcgcaccccactaaaacaaaaacccttttttatacttcaattgattttttcgggaattttgatatcatagagtaaattattgattaaataaGTATATTCAGATGCATAGCCaggaaaactatttttgatgcaaaaacatgagcgagttccGTTAACAAAATTAACTACTGTTGCTAATTCattttgctgttttaaaaatggttttattttacatcGATTTTCTCGACCAATCTTTCATTGGACTATAATATATTCCTTCCTGGGTATTTCTTCAAAAACGTGAGTTTTTAgttatgaaattgaaaaaaaggtaacaaaattcaatttcttttgttataaatagTCATTCCCTGTGTTATATATGATTTTtcgtatgtaaaaaaaatattttagaaaaaaaaacttagaAAAATACGCTGGTAAAgttaaaaatgcattatgttgatcaaaatgttatcattttgttGCGGTAATGTGAAATTTAAAGTTTGTATTCTTAAACTGCTGTCTTTCAAGAATGATGGTCGGAAAGATGTGAATTGCAACCATGCACTCACAATCTATGTACTAATAACGACTGTCTCTAGGTTCACAAAATGGGCGTGGCAATAATGCCGTTCAAACAATGTACAATGAAACAAACGCTAGCTCACGTCTAGTTTAGAAGTTATCTACATAAGTATATaccctttaaaaataaaatgatatatctttGTCACTCATATTCAGACATGAAAAATCGGAAATtttgtttgtaacatttatCGTATTGTCATCCAGGGTATATAACAATACTCAAAATGCTACAAGAAATCTTAATACGATTAGAAAAGATGTAGGACAGGCCATTATCAGTAAGTGTTAAATTACTCGCCTAGGCGTTATGGTGGTATATTCTAGAACAGATGACAATGATTATAGCTTATACTTGCAATTTGGCACaacatgttgtttaaaaaattctGATGTTTTCCCTCCCTCACTGACATTCATTAGAGCTATATTCCCAATTCAAAAGGTCTTTGTCTCattaacaaaatgttgaaaaaataataaaattgttggGAAACGTTTTTGCATTGGTTATTTTTAATATCGTTACTAAAAACgaacaatgtaaataaaaagaattGAATACAAATGTGTACAAACCTTCTTAATATGTTCATCCATATTGTAGAAGGAAATCACTCTCTCATCATATGTATATAGCTTTGCCATCTTGCAAAGAAGGCGTAATTTTAACTTATAACAACCAtaaaatttctcaaaaattcACAAGTCCATGCTTAAGCGTTATTTTCAACGTATTTTTACATCTAGATCTATGTCATATTGTCTACATTTTTATCTTCCATAATTGGTTTCAATTGTTTTGGTTACCTTATCTTAAAAATCGAAGTTAGCCTTCTTTCTGTGTATAGTTTCATTGATATGTGAACTTCCtccttttgaaaaacaatataaatcttGTAATCTACTCCGTTATGATTAAAGACAATGTTTATTAAGTTGGATTAAGTAATAGTTAAATGGCTTgcataacatttttaatgattaagtatTGGCGGATTGAGCTTAGTCAGATtacctgaagtaatatcttaatgattaagaagggcccgtttgctacgctcactccgccctttcttaatcattaggggttttttttacttcatgtcatttaactagtaaataaacttttaaaaatcttcATATTGTTTCCTATCATGTTCATGTGTTTCGTATTGAACTGAATGTATACACTTAAAGGATTTGActattaacttaaatttattcTTGAACAACAAACTCGAGCGCCTTCTCTGTTCTTCGAtatgttcattttcatttgtaaaacatgatttcTTTCCGGCATgtagtttaatcatatttcaaatttaaacattttaattactcTTAGAGAAAATGTACATactatttaaagtttatttataaatcatgatatattattttaactcGCAAAATAGATTTGATTTCAGTAACTTGATGTTcgattatacataaaaaaattgcaTCCAAAAGAACATTAGTaacaaagattatttttaagtagtctgtatatatgtatgcaaaacaacttatttgtcTAAATTGCTTCATTTGCTTAAGATGTGTGGGCAAGAGGacgtataatatataataaagtagATATCATGTAATGCAACGTACACAACTGCTAGTGATAAAATTTGAAAGCTGTTTTGTGTTTgcgaaaacacaaataatactaTTATACTTATAAACCACTTTGTCCAATGGCAATTAACAGTTATAATCGGGatgaatgtttgtttgttcatttatttgagATTTTAAGGTCTGCCTGCGCCCTTTGGCTGcgttatggcttgaccccgccatGTCGCAATCACGTCTTAAATTGTATGTAAATGCCAtaagatagaagtgacagcagtTCGCAGACAAATTCGGACATAGGAATACTTGAAGAAACAAACTAAGATACACTAGAACCGGTTGCGATACCCTAGATCCTTGAGAAGAGTAGTCTTGGATCTTTAACgcgctcggtgtaaagcacggATAAACGGAATTCAACTTTTCTGGAATGAATCAGTACTGTGTTCACCATTTTCGCAGTAGATATTCTTTAAACACCTAGTGATAGGCAATGGAACTTTTAGTACTTACGTCTTTCGGTTTGACGGGGCCGGGGTTTTAACCCTTGACTTTTCACTAGAAAATCCGTGGTGTTGTCTTCATCGAAAACTCGGAAATAAAGCAtgcttacaaaacaaaacaaaacaaaacttgtatAACACagtatttaatacaaaatgcaCTTGCTAAAATATGCAGTAAGTTCATAGAATCTGCTTAAAATTGatcagaaaaacaacaaaataaacaatcattaaaatCTGGAATAAtgcattttctaaaaattaGCCGGGAAATGATAATGCCTtccaaaagaaaatacaaaatgctTTGCGGTCGAAGAAATTGAAGAAtaaaggtacatgtatttatgtcaGCATTTGAACCAATATTAAAAGCAGTTCAGTGGCGAATCCAGGAattataaaatttgtaaaaaaaaaacaatcaaaacagtGGCAAGGCTCTTGGTATGGCCCTTCGCTTGCCAAGACATTCACCATTTCTCTACACAAAACAGTGTGTATTTCTGATCTGGAATACATATAATGACAGGTGTTTAAGTAATATGCTTTAAATAACTATTGGCCTCTCTACATGTGCATTATCCTTTTATCTTAATGAACAGAATACATATGTTAAAACTAAACTGAAGAgacacaaaatgtttgaaaacaaaacaggcCATTTAATGCTAATTTTCAACATTTGCCTAAGGACAACAAAGCAACTAATGTATCTACAgcatattacacatattaaaACACCGCAAAATGTacgtattttttgttataaatgaagtagtactaaaatgaaaaaaaataaaataaaacaattaagacTCAAATGTCAAACAAATCTATCGGCACGATGGTTTTATGAAAGTACAATACAAACTTAACCGGATATTGTTCTTTAGTTGAATTTAACAAAAGTTAATTTCGGAATAtacaaacattcaataaatcacacaaaaccaaacaaaaatcTCAGAAATATCCATATTAATTGTTCGTTAGTGTTGTTGGTGGGCACAGCGTTGGCTATGACATCTGTTCAGCTGAAAGAAAAATGTCATATTATAACTATTTCTTTAcacaataaattgaaatgaaacttttgatttgtaaaaaaaatattaaaccttATTCAAAATTCTCAATATGTACTTGCTCTTGGTTAAACAACTTTGCACAAGTAATTTAAAGTATGTTAACCGTATCctcattacaaaataatgctCTCTAAACGGGTCGCGGGAGTatactaaattatttattacatatttcctttttaacaaCCATCAACGATATAGCTAATcggatttttatatataaataacgatttcaaaacagtgaatgaagtcaatgatgtacgACTATAAGATTGACAAAAGTTATATATTGAACTTCAATCTAGGTAATACCGTTCTCATACCTTGAGCAAGTAACTGTTCTATTTCCTTCtgaatgttgtttaaatttgcctttatttgatttacaagtgtgtgtttttcttcGGTTTTCTTTTCTGTCGCAAGTTCACGTTTTCGTCCAGCAACCATCAGTCCATGCGTTTCTACAATTACGATAAGATAAAACGCTTTATTTTTTCACCGTAACGTGCTActtttatttaagtacaaaactAATGACTATTACTAGTATGGGTAAATTTGGATACACGAAAAATATAAcacgttaaaataaataaatagcaagaACATAGTCAAACATTCTTCTTTTATAGTTGTAATGAAACAAGTTGTGAACATCATTGGATAATATTAGTATCATTCTTTTTCGTGTTAATTTGCTTAAGGGATGTTTTGGGATACCCAACCCGATTCAGCCCAACTTGAACTTTATGCTCCTacacgatttaaaaaaaatggtcttCTACATGTTCAGTGGCAATGTACTCGTAGCATTTCAATAACGACACAACCACTTTAATTGTACAGTGACATTGAACACAACATACCTTCATCGTTTTCAAAAGTGCTAACAAGGTAATTCATTATCGGTTTAAAAGGAGTGTTGGCTTCTCTTGCTTTCACAACTAATGCAAACTCCCCTTCTTTCTTAAGTGCTGTTACTATTTCCAAATTCCCCTTCTGATCCACGTGCGTTGTAGTCACTCCTGAAAACAGGTGATAGCAATCAGCAGAGGGTCAAACCATAAATTAAAACTCCAAATTGAGAGCTTAGCACAAGAAAATGTTACCTACATGTTCAGCCAATTAATTTGCAGATATATGTAATCCAAAAGTACAGTACTAGGATtgatcattaaatatttcaactttcgtaTGTCCGCCTACTGTTACTCGTTCAATACActctccctgcgtcagatttagCGACGAGAATGTGTCAGATTTAGCGACGAGAATGTGTCGGCCAATGGGGTTGTATTCTAGGTCAGTTAAATAACCTGAAGTAAAGTCTTAGCAATTAcgaagggctcgttcgctacgctcattCCACcaataattaagattttacttcagcatatctaactattacataaatgtaacgcatttattttatgtatagaGTAATAACCGACTTGCGCGAATAATGTAGCTATGCAATGTCATAGAACCCAGTTCCAATCCTTACCTTAATGTTTCAGCGATATGTATATGCCGCCAGACACAGAATAAATGCATACACATTAAACAGTTCgttatataacttatattattataaacgttggagttaaaaaataacatgtttcaaAACCGATTAACTTACCGACGTCGACTTCATCACTTCCAACTATTTCTGAAGAAAATTCCACTTCATCTATCCTGTCAGGGTCGACTTTAAACTTCAGTGTTTCTTTCTTTTCCAAACTATCGGAATACTCGCATTTGAGAGTTGCGTAGTTTTGTGACGGATGACTTAGGCCGCATTCACTTGCAGTAGTACTGAATCCAAATCCCATGTCACCTGCATCAATTGGAAGTTTCCGGCAAGCGGGATCGGCTTCATTGCACCTGATCCTAATCTCGAAACAGTTCTTCAACTCGGCGTCATTTATCAATCTTGCAAAAATCTTCAGCATATATTCGCCAGTGACAGGGAGGCGCACTTCGAGCGAGACGGTGTCTGGCGTCTGTGTTTTCATCACAAGCTGAGGCAGATCTGCTGGGTTGACCCCAGTGAGGTCACCTGTGCCACTAACAAAGGATAACTGATGTTTGAAGTTAACTTCTTTCAGTGTTGAGGGATCACCCATTATATCGATCCAGCAACGACCATTGGTAGATtcgtatatacatttttttccagaGACCACCTCCAATCCAAGTATGAAAAGCTGCGGATCAGGTGTGAGAGCCAACTCGAAATCTTTTGGAGAAAGAATTTTGTCAGCGGGAAGCAGCTGCCACTTTGAATTATCCGGAAAGGCGTGTAAGACGTAAATACGCGGGTGGGTGCAAAACCAAAACTCGTCAAATAACGTTATATTTACTCCTGTGCACCCTGCGCTTTCTTCAAACTCTTGAACCAGTTGTCCATCATTTTCCAACACTGTTTCCCCTTCTCTTTCGAAGCCAACCAGGGAAGAGGTTGCCCACTGTGGATTTACCAAATGGTACATATTGTTGCAACGAAATGTAGCCCAACTCATGTGTGGAAGGGTATCCATCGTTGATACTCCGGGAATATACTGCGCAGCCTTTGCCGCACCTTTAATGATTTCACATT
The sequence above is drawn from the Mya arenaria isolate MELC-2E11 chromosome 14, ASM2691426v1 genome and encodes:
- the LOC128218430 gene encoding lim and transglutaminase domain protein ltd-1-like, whose protein sequence is MAKLYTYDERVISFYNMDEHMKKITSHNMSSVASLLDYIEEVIPKNDENKEIYIARGIIVWIANVDEVDLRVNSDLQNLLDKSRVLIFHELCRKAGIECEIIKGAAKAAQYIPGVSTMDTLPHMSWATFRCNNMYHLVNPQWATSSLVGFEREGETVLENDGQLVQEFEESAGCTGVNITLFDEFWFCTHPRIYVLHAFPDNSKWQLLPADKILSPKDFELALTPDPQLFILGLEVVSGKKCIYESTNGRCWIDIMGDPSTLKEVNFKHQLSFVSGTGDLTGVNPADLPQLVMKTQTPDTVSLEVRLPVTGEYMLKIFARLINDAELKNCFEIRIRCNEADPACRKLPIDAGDMGFGFSTTASECGLSHPSQNYATLKCEYSDSLEKKETLKFKVDPDRIDEVEFSSEIVGSDEVDVGVTTTHVDQKGNLEIVTALKKEGEFALVVKAREANTPFKPIMNYLVSTFENDEETHGLMVAGRKRELATEKKTEEKHTLVNQIKANLNNIQKEIEQLLAQAEQMS